A stretch of Cucumis sativus cultivar 9930 chromosome 2, Cucumber_9930_V3, whole genome shotgun sequence DNA encodes these proteins:
- the LOC101202905 gene encoding protein kinase PINOID 2, whose protein sequence is MAGSIGRDEWSDYDSSCSSSITVPDSTRSWMSNLSFGSRRRSSSSAADGGGLENITSGTMMVKPHKANEVGWEAMRWLRRAKGEVGLEDFRLIRRVGSGDIGNVYLCEIRNPMVGLPKWFYAMKVVDREAVCVRNKERRADMEKEILKLLDHPFLPTLYAHFEASHYSCLVMEFCPGGDLYAARLRLPNKRFSIPSAKFYAAEIILALEYLHMMGIIYRDLKPENVLVREDGHIMLSDFDLCLKCDVVPKLLRSRTTASDRHVRSSSYSFSTSSSSCAAAPIQPVLSCFSLSRRQKSTTVTTITEHASDSIYSGEEFDPEPELIAEPINARSKSFVGTHEYLAPEVISGQGHGSGVDWWTLGIFLYEMLYGKTPFKGENNEKTLMNILKQPLKFPRIGISSSKEYEEMVKVEDLIKKLLVKNPKKRIGSLKGSVEIKRHEFFKGINWALIRSVRPPQIPNNNIINNLNYSKHPSNYLPKLSKKQRQQPYQIPNHHFDYF, encoded by the exons ATGGCCGGAAGTATAGGAAGAGACGAGTGGTCGGACTACGACAGCAGTTGCTCCTCTTCCATAACCGTCCCAGACTCAACCCGTAGCTGGATGAGCAACCTCAGTTTCGGGAGTAGGCGTCGCAGCAGCAGCTCAGCCGCAGACGGGGGTGGCCTTGAGAACATTACAAGCGGTACGATGATGGTGAAGCCACACAAAGCAAACGAAGTGGGATGGGAGGCGATGCGGTGGCTACGGCGAGCGAAAGGGGAAGTGGGGTTGGAGGATTTCCGGCTAATACGGCGGGTGGGGAGCGGAGATATTGGGAATGTATATTTATGTGAGATAAGGAATCCAATGGTGGGATTACCAAAGTGGTTTTACGCCATGAAAGTGGTTGATAGAGAAGCTGTATGTGTAAGGAATAAAGAGAGAAGGGCAGATatggaaaaggaaatattGAAATTGCTAGATCACCCTTTTTTGCCAACTCTTTATGCTCATTTTGAAGCTTCTCATTATTCTTGTTTGGTTATGGAGTTTTGTCCTGGTGGTGATTTGTATGCTGCCAGGTTACGTCTTCCCAATAAACGCTTCTCCATTCCTTCTGCTAA GTTTTATGCGGCGGAGATAATTTTAGCTCTTGAGTATCTACACATGATGGGCATCATTTATAGAGATTTAAAGCCGGAAAACGTTTTAGTTAGAGAAGACGGCCATATCATGCTCTCCGATTTCGATCTCTGCCTCAAATGCGACGTCGTTCCAAAGCTCCTCCGTTCCCGTACCACCGCTTCCGACCGCCACGTTAGATCCTCCTCCTACAGCTTCTCcacttcctcctcctcctgcGCTGCCGCACCCATCCAACCCGTCCTCTCTTGTTTCTCCCTCTCCCGTCGCCAAAAATCCACCACCGTCACCACCATCACCGAACACGCCTCCGACTCCATCTACAGTGGCGAGGAATTCGACCCAGAACCAGAATTAATAGCGGAACCGATAAATGCCCGGTCGAAGTCATTCGTGGGAACCCATGAGTATTTAGCTCCGGAGGTGATTTCCGGGCAGGGACACGGCAGCGGAGTGGATTGGTGGACGTTGGGGATATTCTTATACGAAATGTTGTATGGGAAAACGCCGTTTAAAGGGGAAAACAATGAGAAGACGTTGATGAATATATTGAAGCAGCCATTGAAATTTCCAAGAATTGGGATTAGTAGCAGCAAAGAATATGAAGAAATGGTGAAAGTTGAGgatttaattaagaaacttTTGgtgaaaaatccaaaaaaaagaattgggAGTTTAAAAGGATCAGTTGAGATTAAAAGACATGAATTTTTCAAAGGAATTAATTGGGCTTTAATTAGATCCGTACGACCTCCACAAATCCCcaacaacaatattattaacaaCCTTAATTACTCTAAACACCCTTCTAATTATTTACCCAAATTAAGTAAGAAACAAAGACAACAACCTTACCAAATCCCTAATCACCATTTTGATTATTTCTAA